One window from the genome of Amaranthus tricolor cultivar Red isolate AtriRed21 chromosome 9, ASM2621246v1, whole genome shotgun sequence encodes:
- the LOC130823367 gene encoding secreted RxLR effector protein 161-like, translated as MKDVGPAKKILDMEIYRDRVRGKLFLTQKSYIEKILSHFGMEKSKLISTLTFVSCKLSLSMSPQTEEELAPDIAHTVSVVSMFMAQPEREPWQGVKRIFLYLRGTTDIGLVYGNCKECLVTRYSDSDYAADVDSRWSVTGYVFTLGGSVVSWKSTLQSLVTLSTTEADYMAITSAAKESIWLKGLVGELGSAQDFARRPLRAVLGNSCCRHVDLKVELARDL; from the exons atgaaagatgTGGGTCCAGCTAAGAAGATTTTGGATATGGAGATCTATAGGGATCGGGTTAGGGGTAAGCTTTTCCTGACTCAGAAAAGTTACATCGAAAAGATTTTGTCTCATTTTGGGATGGAGAAATCGAAGCTTATAAGTACACTAACATTTGTGAGCTGCAAATTGTCTTTGTCTATGTCACCTCAAACTGAGGAAGAGTTGGC GCCGGATATTGCGCACACTGTTAGTGTTGTGAGTATGTTCATGGCTCAACCTGAGAGAGAGCCCTGGCAGGGGGTGAAAAGGATTTTTCTCTACTTGAGAGGGACAACTGATATTGGTCTTGTGTATGGGAATTGTAAGGAGTGTTTGGTAACTAGATATAGTGATTCTGATTATGCAGCTGATGTGGATTCCAGGTGGTCGGTAACCGGTTATGTGTTCACTTTGGGTGGTTCTGTGGTTAGTTGGAAGTCTACATTGCAGTCTTTGGTTACGTTGTCTACTACTGAAGCTGATTATATGGCTATAACTTCTGCAGCTAAAGAGTCGATTTGGCTCAAAGGCCTTGTAGGTGAACTGGGTAGTGCACAAGATTTTGCTCG GAGGCCCTTAAGGGCAGTGTTGGGGAACTCCTGTTGTAGGCATGTTGAccttaaggtggagcttgcccgAGACTTGTGA